Proteins co-encoded in one Paracoccus aestuarii genomic window:
- the pqqA gene encoding pyrroloquinoline quinone precursor peptide PqqA → MAWTKPTLTEIACGMEINMYAPAEDEPVLF, encoded by the coding sequence ATGGCCTGGACCAAACCGACCCTGACCGAAATCGCCTGCGGCATGGAAATCAACATGTACGCCCCCGCCGAGGACGAGCCCGTCCTGTTCTGA